A single genomic interval of Agromyces cerinus harbors:
- a CDS encoding leucyl aminopeptidase, whose amino-acid sequence MTRSANKLIPDDFDAVSSLAHSPSVVLDEALTDVEVTGVLVTTPVADAESIAGLDRAAWELAGFEAKPGQTLYVPGTEPAVLVGGGPAAELTTNGLRDATAALVRAAAKFSRIGFEIPVLGTLERATAGQAIAEGAALGRYRYTGRSTKPPGAALERLALRIGDVLPATTDAVELAAGITAGIVTARAANVARDLANTPPGHLTATDLADIAVSLGARFGFEVEVFDKQQLIELGCGGLLGVNRGSTEEPRMVKLRYTPAGTPTGHLGLVGKGIMYDSGGISLKPSDPMHLLMKMDMGGAASVLGAFTALRALRATATVTGWLMCTDNMPSGSAYQLGDVLTARNGTTVEVKNTDAEGRLVMMDAIALANEEGVDTIIDIATLTGAALMALGTSTAALFGNDEATLASVERASASTDEQVWRMPLERRYRKQLDSDVADLSNLGGTFAGATTAALFLDHFVGTTPWAHLDIAGTMQSDADDSWRSKGATGFGTRILIDVARGFQPAR is encoded by the coding sequence ATGACCCGCAGCGCGAACAAGCTCATCCCCGACGACTTCGACGCGGTGTCGTCGCTCGCCCACTCCCCCTCCGTCGTGCTCGACGAGGCACTGACCGACGTCGAGGTGACGGGCGTGCTCGTCACCACCCCGGTGGCCGACGCCGAGTCGATCGCCGGACTCGACCGGGCCGCCTGGGAGCTCGCCGGCTTCGAGGCGAAGCCCGGGCAGACGCTGTACGTGCCCGGCACTGAACCGGCGGTGCTCGTCGGCGGCGGGCCGGCGGCCGAACTCACCACCAACGGGCTGCGCGACGCGACCGCGGCCCTCGTGCGCGCGGCCGCGAAGTTCTCGCGCATCGGATTCGAGATCCCGGTGCTCGGCACGCTGGAGCGGGCAACGGCGGGCCAGGCCATCGCCGAGGGCGCCGCTCTCGGCCGCTACCGCTACACGGGGCGCTCGACGAAGCCGCCCGGGGCAGCGCTCGAGCGGCTCGCGCTGCGCATCGGCGACGTGCTTCCGGCGACGACCGACGCCGTCGAGCTGGCCGCCGGCATCACCGCCGGAATCGTCACCGCGCGCGCGGCCAACGTGGCGCGCGACCTCGCCAACACGCCTCCCGGCCACCTCACCGCCACCGACCTCGCCGACATCGCCGTGTCGCTCGGCGCACGCTTCGGATTCGAGGTCGAGGTGTTCGACAAGCAGCAGCTCATCGAGCTCGGCTGCGGCGGCCTGCTCGGCGTCAACCGCGGCTCGACCGAGGAACCGCGCATGGTGAAGCTGCGCTACACGCCGGCCGGCACGCCGACCGGGCACCTCGGACTCGTCGGCAAGGGCATCATGTACGACTCGGGCGGCATCAGCCTGAAGCCCTCCGACCCGATGCACCTGCTCATGAAGATGGACATGGGCGGCGCGGCATCCGTGCTCGGCGCCTTCACGGCGCTGCGGGCGCTGCGTGCCACCGCGACCGTGACCGGCTGGCTCATGTGCACCGACAACATGCCGTCGGGCTCGGCCTACCAGCTCGGCGACGTGCTCACCGCCCGGAACGGCACGACCGTCGAGGTGAAGAACACCGACGCCGAGGGGCGGCTCGTGATGATGGACGCCATCGCCCTCGCGAACGAGGAGGGCGTCGACACGATCATCGACATCGCGACGCTCACGGGCGCGGCCCTCATGGCGCTCGGCACCTCGACCGCCGCGCTCTTCGGCAACGACGAAGCGACGCTGGCCTCGGTCGAACGCGCCTCGGCGTCGACCGACGAACAGGTCTGGCGGATGCCGCTCGAGCGCCGGTATCGCAAGCAGCTCGATTCGGATGTCGCAGACCTCTCGAACCTCGGCGGCACCTTCGCCGGCGCGACGACGGCGGCGCTCTTCCTCGACCACTTCGTGGGCACGACGCCGTGGGCGCACCTCGACATCGCGGGCACGATGCAGTCCGACGCCGACGACTCGTGGCGCTCGAAGGGCGCGACCGGCTTCGGCACGCGCATCCTCATCGACGTGGCGCGGGGCTTCCAGCCGGCGCGCTGA